The genomic DNA CGCGCTTCGACCCGGGGGAGACGGACAACGACGGGACGCTGGGCGAGGCCTGGGCGTCCTTCACGGACGTCTACGTCAATGACGCGTTCGGGGCTGCGCATCGCGCGCACGCCAGCACCGAGGCGCTGCCGCGCGCCGTTCGGGCCAAGGGCGGGGCAGCGGTCGCCGGTCTGCTGATGGAGCGTGAGCTGCGGTTCCTGGGCAGCGCCCTCGCCGATCCCGAGCGTCCGTTCGTGGCGGTGCTGGGCGGCGCCAAGATCTCGGGCAAGATCGACGTGGTGGAAGCCCTGCTGGGCCGGGTGGACCGACTCATCATCGGCGGCGCGATGGCCAACACCTTCTTCCTCGCGCTCGGCCTCGAGACCGGGGATTCCCTCGTCGAGCCCGACCGCGTGGACATGGCCAAGGAGCTGCTCGACCGGGCCGGGGACCGGCTGCTGTTGCCGGTGGATTGCGTGGTGGCGGACCGGATCGCAGCGGATGCCCGGACCCGTGTGGTCTCCCGCACGGCTGTGCAGCCGGGCGACCGGATCGGTGATGTGGGCCCCGACACCGTGCGCCTGTACACGGACGAAGTGGCCGGGGCCCGTACGCTGGTCTGGAACGGCCCCATGGGGGTCTTCGAGATGGAGCCCTTCGCGGCCGGTACGCTCGCGCTGGCAGAAGCCGTGGCCCGGGCCGCCGACCAGGGTGCCCTGGCGGTGATCGGAGGCGGGGACTCCGCGCTCGCCGCGGAGGTGGCCGGGGTGTCGGAGCGGATGACGCACGTGTCGACCGGTGGGGGGGCCTCGCTCGAGCTGCTGGCGGGAGCCGCGCTTCCGGGCGTGGAGGCCCTGAGCCCCGCGGAGGCCTCATGAGCCGCGCGGTGGTGGTGGCCGGAAACTGGAAGATGAACCATGCGCCTGCGGCCGCGGCGGCGTTCTTCAAGGGGTTGCCCGACCTGTCCGGCGCCCGCGCGGAGGTCCTGGTCTTTCCACCCACCCTCAGCTTCGCCGCGGCCCGCGAGGCCGCCCCCGACCGGATCGCCCTGGGCGTGCAGAACGTCCATTGGGAGGCATCGGGCGCGTTCACCGGGGAGGTGTCGGCCGACATGGCGGTGGAGGCCGGCGCCACGCACGCGCTGGTGGGTCATTCCGAACGTCGCCACCTGTTCGGCGAGACGGACGAGGACGTGGCCCGCAAGACCCAGCGGATCCTCGACACCGGGCTCGTGCCTGTCGTTTGCGTGGGAGAGACCCTCGAGGAGCGCCGGGCCGGGCGGGTGGAGCAGGTGATCCTGGGCCAGCTGGACGCGGTGCTGGACGCCTTCCGGAGCGCCCCCGAGGCGCGGGTGCGGGTGGCCTACGAGCCCGTCTGGGCCATCGGGACGGGCGAGACCGCCACCCCCGGGGATGCCCAGGCCGCGCATGCGGCGTTGCGCCGCCACCTGCGCGCGGCCCTCGGCACCGAGCGCGCCGACGCCGTGCCCCTGCTGTATGGAGGCAGCGTCAAGCCGGACAACGCCGCCGAGCTCCTGGCCGAAGCGGACGTGGACGGGCTGTTGGTGGGCGGCGCCAGCCTGAAGCCCACGGACTTCGCCCGCATCGTCGAGGCGGGCGGCTGAGGCTCCGCGATCGGGGCCGCCACCGGAGCCCCGGCCGACCCTGGGGCCGTCGGGTCCGGGCCGCCGCGGGTTGACGGGTCCGGACCCCTTCGAGAGCTTTTTCGACTGTTCCAGTCGTCACCCCAACTGCGCGCATGCGCGGGTTCTGGCAGCCCATGTACGGACTCCTGCTCGCCCTGATGGTCCTGGTCGGGATCTTCCTCGGCATCGTCGTCCTCCTCCAGGCGGGGAAGGGTGGCGGGCTGGCCGCCATGGGCGGTGGCTCGGGCACCGGTGACGTGCTGGGCGGCCGCCAGGCCACCACCGTCCTGACCCGGGCCACGTGGATCTCCGGCGGCGTCTTCATGGCGTTGGCGCTCATCCTGTCCATCATGTCCTCGCGGGCCCAGGCGCCGCAGTCGATCCTGCAGCCCCAGGCTCCCGTGACCAGCCAGCCCGCACCGGTGCTGCCCGGCGTGACGGATCAGCCGCTGCCGACCACCGA from Gemmatimonadota bacterium includes the following:
- a CDS encoding phosphoglycerate kinase; translation: MRRKTIDDLPEAALRGRTVTVRLDLNVPVSDDGQVQDDTRITAVLPTLRRLREAGARLVLLSHFGRPKGAPDPRYSLAPVSERLSALLGAPVRFLPHWKGPDVTEAVGALSDGELLLLENTRFDPGETDNDGTLGEAWASFTDVYVNDAFGAAHRAHASTEALPRAVRAKGGAAVAGLLMERELRFLGSALADPERPFVAVLGGAKISGKIDVVEALLGRVDRLIIGGAMANTFFLALGLETGDSLVEPDRVDMAKELLDRAGDRLLLPVDCVVADRIAADARTRVVSRTAVQPGDRIGDVGPDTVRLYTDEVAGARTLVWNGPMGVFEMEPFAAGTLALAEAVARAADQGALAVIGGGDSALAAEVAGVSERMTHVSTGGGASLELLAGAALPGVEALSPAEAS
- the tpiA gene encoding triose-phosphate isomerase is translated as MSRAVVVAGNWKMNHAPAAAAAFFKGLPDLSGARAEVLVFPPTLSFAAAREAAPDRIALGVQNVHWEASGAFTGEVSADMAVEAGATHALVGHSERRHLFGETDEDVARKTQRILDTGLVPVVCVGETLEERRAGRVEQVILGQLDAVLDAFRSAPEARVRVAYEPVWAIGTGETATPGDAQAAHAALRRHLRAALGTERADAVPLLYGGSVKPDNAAELLAEADVDGLLVGGASLKPTDFARIVEAGG
- the secG gene encoding preprotein translocase subunit SecG, with translation MRGFWQPMYGLLLALMVLVGIFLGIVVLLQAGKGGGLAAMGGGSGTGDVLGGRQATTVLTRATWISGGVFMALALILSIMSSRAQAPQSILQPQAPVTSQPAPVLPGVTDQPLPTTDTPGGDTPPSDDPGNPGQ